Proteins from a genomic interval of Cuculus canorus isolate bCucCan1 chromosome 17, bCucCan1.pri, whole genome shotgun sequence:
- the PSMD9 gene encoding 26S proteasome non-ATPase regulatory subunit 9, translating into MAQPGGRPITISEVQELVKRKDEIEAQIKACYELLEGQKGVGMDEPLVDAEGFPRDDIDLYQVRTARHNIICLQNDHKALMKQVEEALHQLHAREKEKHARDEAEALAEAMSQTQSLPQPFAKVNAVTPGSPASISGLQVDDEIVEFGSVNANNFQNLQNIATVVQHSEGRPLSVTVIRSGKKVHVGLTPKRWIGKGLLGCNIIPLQR; encoded by the exons ATGGCGCAGCCCGGCGGGCGCCCCATCACCATCAGTGAGGTGCAAGAGCTGGTGAAGAGGAAGGATGAGATCGAGGCGCAGATCAAGGCGTGCTATGAGCTTCTGGAGGGG CAAAAGGGCGTGGGGATGGACGAGCCGTTGGTGGACGCCGAGGGATTTCCCCGCGACGATATCGACCTCTACCAAGTGCGAACCGCTCGGCACAACATCATCT GTTTGCAGAACGATCACAAGGCCCTCATGAAGCAGGTGGAGGAAGCTCTTCACCAGCTGCACGCCCGGGAGAAGGAGAAGCACGCCCGGGATGAGGCGGAGGCGCTGGCCGAGGCGATGAGCCAGACCCAGAGCCTGCCGCAGCCTTTTGCCAAAGTGAACGCAGTGACCCCAGGATCTCCTGCCAGTATCTCG GGACTTCAGGTCGATGATGAGATTGTGGAGTTTGGTTCTGTCAACGCAAACAACTTCCAGAACCTGCAGAACATCGCGACAGTGGTGCAGCATAGCGAAGGG agaCCCCTGAGTGTGACTGTGATCCGCAGCGGCAAAAAAGTGCACGTGGGGCTGACTCCAAAGCGCTGGATTGGGAAGGGTCTCCTGGG ctgcaatATCATTCCCTTGCAAAGATGA
- the HPD gene encoding 4-hydroxyphenylpyruvate dioxygenase yields the protein MTSYTDKGEKHQRGRFIHFHSITFWVGNAKQAASYYCNKLGFEELAYRGLETGSREVVSHVIKQDKIVFVLSSALNPGNEEMGEHLVKHGDGVKDIAFEVEDCDFIVQKAKERGAVVVKEPWVEEDKFGKVKFAVIQTYGDTTHTLIEKLNYKGLFLPGYHPPLFKDPLLPKLPSGKLSFIDHVVGNQPDLQMVPVADWYQKNLLFHRFWSVDDKQLHTEFSALRSIVVTNYEETIKMPINEPAFGKKKSQIQEYIDYYGGAGVQHIALNTSDIISAITNLKQRGMQFMDVPSSYYQMLRERLKTAKIKVKENIDKLAELKILVDFDEKGYLLQIFTKPVQDRPTVFLEVIQRHNHQGFGAGNFKSLFEAIEMDQDARGNLTILEPNGETKRI from the exons ATG acatCTTATACagacaaaggagaaaag CACCAGCGAGGCCGCTTCATCCATTTCCACTCCATCACCTTCTGGGTCGGCAATGCCAAGCAG GCTGCGTCCTACTACTGCAACAAGCTGGGGTTTGAGGAGCTGGCGTACCGGGGGTTGGAGACCGGCAGCAGGGAGGTGGTCTCACATGTCATCAAGCAGGACAAG ATCGTGTTTGTTCTCTCGTCTGCCCTCAACCCAGGCAATGAAG agatgggggagcACCTGGTGAAACACGGTGATGGGGTGAAGGACATTGCCTTTGAAGTCGAGGACTGTGACTTCATCGTGCAG AAAGCCAAGGAGCGTGGAGCCGTGGTGGTGAAGGAACCCTGGGTGGAAGAGGACAAATTCGGGAAGGTGAAGTTTGCTGTGATCCAGACG TATGGTGACACCACCCACACCTTGATAGAAAAGCTCAACTACAAGGGCCTCTTCCTACCCGGGTACCACCCGCCCCTCTTCAAGGACCCCCTGCTGCCAAAGTT ACCGAGTGGTAAGCTCAGCTTCATTGACCACGTCGTGGGGAACCAGCCCGACCTTCAGATGGTCCCAGTAGCAGACTG GTACCAGAAGAACCTGCTCTTCCACCGCTTCTGGTCGGTGGATGACAAGCAGCTGCACACCGAGTTCAGTGCCCTGCGCTCCATCGTGGTCACCAACTATGAAGAGACCATCAAGATGCCCATCAATGAGCCTGCATTTGGCAAGAAGAAATCCCAGATTCAG GAATATATCGACTACTACGGAGGGGCTGGAGTCCAGCACATTGCCCTGAACACCTCCGACATCATCTCAGCG ATCACCAACCTGAAGCAGCGGGGCATGCAGTTCATGGATGTGCCATCCAGCTACTACCAGATGCTGCGGGAGAGGCTGAAAACAGCCAAAATCAAAGTGAAGGAGAACATTGACAAGCTGGCG gaacTGAAAATCCTGGTGGATTTTGATGAGAAAGGCTACTTGCTTCAGATCTTCACCAAACCTGTTCAAGACAGACCCACGGTCTTTCTGGAGGTCATCCAGCGGCACAACCATCAG GGCTTCGGTGCTGGGAATTTCAAGTCTCTGTTTGAAGCAATAGAAATGGATCAAGATGCAAGAGGAAACCTGACCATTCTGGAGCCCAACGGGGAGACCAAGCGCATCTAG